A DNA window from Pogona vitticeps strain Pit_001003342236 chromosome 2, PviZW2.1, whole genome shotgun sequence contains the following coding sequences:
- the NPTX1 gene encoding neuronal pentraxin-1, translating into MVLKVSSGLLGSPSVRNFAPAMFATVRCSLVLVSFFFWEGCAQNFGQTRFICTSVPVDMDMCTSSMQSGGSTEDLKTTVLQLRETVLQQKETIMNQKETIRELTTKLGRCESQSLLETLPGESKPGGGRKQTGSSKNTMGDLSRTPAGETLSQLGQTLQSLKTRLENLEQFSRMNSSSQTNSLKDILQNNIDDLEKQVLSRINSLEEGKYNPKNESEERGKIESTLTSLHQRISDLEKGQKDNRPTDKFQLTFPLRTNYMYAKVKKSLPEMYAFTICMWIKSNASPGVGTPFSYAVPGQANELVLIEWGNNPMEILINDKVAKLPFVINDGKWHHICITWTTRDGVWEAYQDGTQRGNGENLAPYHPIKPQGVLVLGQEQDTLGGGFDATQAFVGELAHFNIWDRKLTPGEIYNLATCSTKALSGSVIAWSETNIDIYGGATKWTFEACRQIN; encoded by the exons ATGGTGCTGAAAGTAAGCTCTGGGCTTCTGGGCTCCCCGTCTGTCAGGAACTTTGCCCCAGCCATGTTTGCAACGGTGCGGTGCAGCTTggtgttggtttcttttttcttctgggaAGGATGCGCCCAGAATTTCGGGCAGACTCGGTTTATCTGCACCTCGGTGCCGGTGGATATGGACATGTGCACTTCTTCCATGCAGAGCGGGGGCAGCACGGAAGACCTGAAGACCACCGTCCTCCAGCTGCGGGAAACGGTGCTTCAGCAAAAGGAGACCATCATGAACCAAAAGGAAACCATTAGGGAACTGACCACGAAGCTGGGCCGGTGTGAGAGCCAGAGCTTGCTCGAGACCCTGCCGGGGGAATCCAAACCAGGTGGGGGCAGGAAGCAAACCGGATCTTCCAAAAACACCATGGGAGACCTCTCCCGGACTCCAGCGGGCGAGACCTTGAGCCAACTTGGGCAAACTTTGCAGTCACTTAAGACAAGGCTAGAAAACTTGGAG CAATTTAGTAGGATGAATTCTTCGAGCCAGACCAATTCCTTGAAGGATATCCTCCAGAATAACATTGACGACTTAGAGAAGCAAGTGTTGTCCCGGATTAACAGCCTGGAGGAAGGAAAGTACAACCCCAAGAACGAGtcggaagaaagagggaaaatagAAAGCACTTTAACTTCCCTTCACCAAAGGATCAGTGACCTAGAGAAAG GTCAGAAAGACAATCGGCCAACTGACAAGTTTCAGCTGACTTTCCCTTTGCGAACTAACTACATGTATGCCAAGGTGAAGAAAAGCCTGCCAGAGATGTATGCCTTTACTATTTGCATGTGGATAAAATCCAATGCCTCCCCGGGTGTAGGCACACCTTTCTCTTATGCAGTACCTGGACAAGCCAATGAATTAGTGCTTATTGAATGGGGCAACAATCCCATGGAGATTCTTATCAATGACAAG GTAGCAAAGCTTCCTTTTGTCATTAATGATGGGAAATGGCACCACATCTGCATCACATGGACCACTCGGGATGGTGTCTGGGAGGCTTACCAGGATGGCACACAACGAGGCAATGGGGAAAATCTGGCCCCTTACCACCCTATCAAACCACAAGGAGTCCTTGTTCTGGGACAGGAACAG GATACTCTTGGTGGTGGATTTGATGCCACTCAAGCGTTTGTGGGAGAACTAGCCCATTTCAACATCTGGGACCGAAAACTCACCCCTGGGGAGATCTACAACCTCGCCACTTGCAGCACCAAAGCCCTGTCGGGTAGTGTCATAGCCTGGTCCGAGACCAACATCGATATTTACGGCGGAGCCACCAAATGGACCTTTGAAGCCTGCCGTCAGATCAACTAG